A single region of the Nocardioides aquaticus genome encodes:
- a CDS encoding SAM-dependent methyltransferase has product MSTAVSLAERLAAVVEPFLGGPLPVRLRAWDGSEAGDATGPLVELRSPAAVRRLLRHPGELGAAQAYVTGELDVPEQDGWDLDTALTHSFQVARERKLTGARVTPGSVLTAVKELRALGLIGLPPGPPASQAQVKGRLHSKLRDRRAISHHYDLSNEFYSLILDPQMAYSSGYHVKPDVSLEEAQRAKLDLVCRKLGLEPGMRMLDVGCGWGSLSLHAAEHFGAQVVGVTIAAEQKKFIDARIAERGLGDRVEIRLQDYRDAVPSPREEYDAVGSLEMGEHVGQDNYPTYASVLCRAVKPGGRVLIQQMSRTGRWPGGGPFIESFIAPDMYMRPVGETVAMLERGGLEVRDVHALREHYVLTVAGWLERFEANVERLTELVGEEVVRVWRLYLVGGSMAFRDGRMGVDQILMVRPGAAHTLPGERAG; this is encoded by the coding sequence GTGAGCACCGCCGTCTCCCTCGCCGAGCGGCTCGCCGCCGTCGTCGAGCCCTTCCTCGGCGGTCCGCTGCCCGTCCGGCTCCGGGCCTGGGACGGCTCCGAGGCCGGGGACGCGACCGGTCCCCTCGTCGAGCTGCGCTCGCCGGCCGCCGTACGCCGGCTGCTGCGCCACCCCGGTGAGCTGGGGGCCGCGCAGGCCTACGTCACCGGCGAGCTCGACGTGCCCGAGCAGGACGGCTGGGACCTCGACACGGCGCTGACGCACTCCTTCCAGGTCGCCCGTGAGCGGAAGCTGACCGGGGCGCGCGTGACGCCCGGCTCGGTGCTGACCGCGGTCAAGGAGCTCCGGGCGCTGGGCCTGATCGGGCTGCCGCCCGGTCCCCCGGCCTCCCAGGCGCAGGTCAAGGGCCGGCTGCACAGCAAGCTGCGCGACCGGCGCGCGATCAGCCACCACTACGACCTGTCCAACGAGTTCTACTCCTTGATCCTGGACCCGCAGATGGCCTACTCCAGCGGCTACCACGTCAAGCCCGACGTGAGCCTGGAGGAGGCCCAGCGCGCCAAGCTCGACCTGGTCTGCCGCAAGCTGGGCCTCGAGCCCGGGATGCGGATGCTCGACGTCGGCTGCGGCTGGGGCTCGCTGTCGCTGCACGCCGCGGAGCACTTCGGCGCCCAGGTGGTCGGCGTGACGATCGCGGCCGAGCAGAAGAAGTTCATCGACGCCCGGATCGCCGAGCGCGGCCTGGGCGACCGGGTCGAGATCCGGCTCCAGGACTACCGCGACGCCGTGCCGTCCCCCCGCGAGGAGTACGACGCGGTGGGCTCGCTGGAGATGGGCGAGCACGTCGGGCAGGACAACTACCCGACGTACGCCTCCGTGCTCTGCCGCGCCGTGAAGCCCGGCGGGCGGGTGCTGATCCAGCAGATGTCGCGCACCGGCAGGTGGCCCGGCGGCGGACCGTTCATCGAGTCCTTCATCGCCCCCGACATGTACATGCGCCCGGTCGGCGAGACCGTCGCGATGCTGGAGCGCGGCGGGCTCGAGGTCCGCGACGTCCACGCCCTGCGCGAGCACTACGTGCTGACCGTGGCCGGCTGGCTCGAGCGGTTCGAGGCCAACGTCGAGCGGCTCACCGAGCTGGTCGGCGAGGAGGTCGTGCGCGTGTGGCGGCTCTACCTCGTCGGCGGGTCGATGGCCTTCCGCGACGGCCGGATGGGCGTCGACCAGATCCTGATGGTGCGGCCCGGGGCGGCGCACACGCTGCCGGGCGAGCGGGCCGGGTGA
- a CDS encoding acyl-CoA dehydrogenase family protein, translating to MSNAYTESEERQELRKAVSRLAGTYGREYFTEKARSGGKTTDLWLDIAKNGYLGINVPEEYGGGGGGIGDVAAVCEELAAQGCPLLLMVVSPAICGTIIVRYGTEAQKQRWLPGICDGTGTMAFAITEPDAGTNTHNITTNARRDGDTWVLNGRKIWISGVDEAENVLVVARAHDARTGKVKPVLFVVPTDADGFEAHVIPMEIVSPEKQFQVFLDDVRLPADAVVGDENGGLVQLFAGLNPERIMAAAFSLGLARYALARATAYAKERTVFQSPIGAHQAIAHPLAESHIEIEMARLMNAKAAALLDSGDETGAGEAANIAKYAAAEAAVHAVDRAVQTHGGNGISQEYGMAGLLVAARAGRIAPVSREMILNYVAMHSLGLPKSY from the coding sequence ATGAGCAACGCGTACACCGAGTCCGAGGAGCGCCAGGAGCTCCGCAAGGCCGTCTCGAGGCTGGCCGGCACGTACGGCCGGGAGTACTTCACCGAGAAGGCCCGCAGCGGCGGCAAGACCACCGACCTGTGGCTCGACATCGCCAAGAACGGCTACCTCGGCATCAACGTCCCCGAGGAGTACGGCGGGGGCGGCGGCGGGATCGGCGACGTCGCGGCCGTGTGCGAGGAGCTCGCCGCGCAGGGCTGCCCGCTGCTGCTGATGGTCGTCAGCCCGGCCATCTGCGGCACGATCATCGTCCGCTACGGGACCGAGGCGCAGAAGCAGCGCTGGCTGCCGGGCATCTGCGACGGCACCGGGACGATGGCCTTCGCGATCACCGAGCCCGACGCCGGCACCAACACCCACAACATCACCACGAACGCCCGGCGCGACGGCGACACCTGGGTGCTCAACGGCCGCAAGATCTGGATCTCCGGCGTCGACGAGGCCGAGAACGTGCTGGTCGTCGCCCGCGCCCACGACGCGCGCACCGGCAAGGTCAAGCCGGTCCTGTTCGTCGTCCCGACCGACGCCGACGGCTTCGAGGCCCACGTCATCCCGATGGAGATCGTCAGCCCCGAGAAGCAGTTCCAGGTGTTCCTCGACGACGTCCGGCTGCCCGCCGACGCCGTCGTCGGCGACGAGAACGGCGGGCTCGTGCAGCTCTTCGCCGGGCTCAACCCCGAGCGGATCATGGCGGCCGCCTTCTCCCTCGGCCTCGCGCGCTACGCCCTGGCGAGGGCGACGGCGTACGCGAAGGAGCGCACCGTCTTCCAGTCCCCGATCGGCGCCCACCAGGCGATCGCGCACCCGCTGGCCGAGAGCCACATCGAGATCGAGATGGCGCGGCTGATGAACGCCAAGGCCGCCGCGCTCCTGGACTCCGGCGACGAGACCGGGGCGGGCGAGGCGGCCAACATCGCCAAGTACGCCGCCGCCGAGGCCGCCGTGCACGCCGTCGACCGGGCGGTGCAGACGCACGGCGGCAACGGGATCAGCCAGGAGTACGGCATGGCCGGCCTCCTGGTCGCGGCCCGGGCCGGGCGGATCGCACCGGTCTCGCGGGAGATGATCCTGAACTACGTCGCGATGCACAGCCTGGGGCTGCCCAAGTCGTACTGA
- a CDS encoding TIGR03084 family metal-binding protein, with translation MSTDDLLDGLLVDLAAETDALRAVVADLDPRTSGGGWATPTPAPGWTVAHQVAHLAWTDRAATLAATDKDAWDALVLGALEDPDGFVDRGAEELAALPTADLLATWDDGRASLATALRSLPAGHKMPWFGPPMSAASMATARFMETWAHALDVREGLGVPVEPTDRVRHVCHLGVRTRDFAYATHGLTPPTAPFHVELSSPSGERWTWGPDDATDQVHGSAWDLARLVTQRVHRDDTDLVATGDEAARWLGIAQCFAGPPGEGRASRRG, from the coding sequence GTGAGCACCGACGACCTGCTGGACGGACTGCTGGTCGACCTGGCCGCCGAGACCGACGCCCTGCGCGCGGTCGTCGCCGACCTCGACCCCCGTACGTCCGGCGGCGGCTGGGCCACGCCCACCCCGGCCCCCGGCTGGACCGTCGCCCACCAGGTCGCCCACCTGGCGTGGACCGACCGCGCCGCCACCCTGGCGGCCACCGACAAGGACGCCTGGGACGCCCTCGTGCTCGGCGCGCTGGAGGACCCCGACGGGTTCGTCGACCGCGGTGCGGAGGAGCTCGCCGCGCTGCCGACCGCCGACCTGCTCGCCACCTGGGACGACGGTCGTGCCTCCCTGGCCACCGCGCTCCGCTCCCTGCCGGCGGGCCACAAGATGCCGTGGTTCGGCCCCCCGATGTCGGCCGCGTCGATGGCGACCGCCCGCTTCATGGAGACGTGGGCGCACGCCCTGGACGTCCGCGAGGGGCTGGGCGTGCCGGTCGAGCCCACCGACCGGGTGCGCCACGTCTGCCACCTCGGGGTCCGCACCCGCGACTTCGCCTACGCCACCCACGGGCTGACCCCGCCGACGGCACCGTTCCACGTGGAACTCTCCTCGCCCTCCGGCGAGCGGTGGACGTGGGGGCCCGACGACGCGACCGACCAGGTGCACGGCTCGGCCTGGGACCTCGCCCGCCTGGTCACCCAGCGGGTCCACCGCGACGACACCGACCTCGTGGCGACCGGGGACGAGGCTGCCCGCTGGCTCGGCATCGCCCAGTGCTTCGCCGGCCCCCCGGGCGAGGGGCGGGCGAGCCGTCGTGGCTGA
- a CDS encoding DUF1295 domain-containing protein — protein MSTFPLVVLVLALGAATVVAVMALTAIRGQQLGVVAVVDVAWGSGFVVVALVSAVVGQLLGPDSGDATFQRWFVLVLVALWGGRLAWHVRSRFNGEHAGEEDPRYAEMLGGSLAEVGLATAVKRVFVVQGTAMWLVSLPVMVGAVTDLTWWPVLVLGALVWAVGLAFEAIGDRQLTAYKAEPKETRPKVMDRGLWGWTRHPNYFGDATVWWGLWLAAGLASGWVVGLATVVAPVAMTFFIRNVTGAKLLEKKMSQRDGWDDYAARVPMFFPLPPGVKKSVSRG, from the coding sequence GTGAGCACCTTCCCGCTGGTCGTCCTCGTCCTCGCCCTCGGCGCCGCCACGGTGGTGGCCGTCATGGCCCTCACCGCGATCCGCGGGCAGCAGCTCGGCGTGGTCGCCGTGGTCGACGTGGCCTGGGGCTCCGGCTTCGTGGTGGTCGCGCTGGTCTCCGCGGTCGTCGGCCAGCTGCTCGGTCCCGACAGCGGGGACGCGACCTTCCAGCGGTGGTTCGTCCTCGTGCTGGTGGCCCTGTGGGGCGGCCGGCTGGCGTGGCACGTGCGTTCCCGCTTCAACGGGGAGCACGCCGGCGAGGAGGACCCGCGCTACGCCGAGATGCTCGGCGGCTCGCTGGCCGAGGTCGGCCTGGCGACCGCGGTCAAGCGCGTCTTCGTCGTGCAGGGGACCGCGATGTGGCTGGTCTCGCTGCCGGTCATGGTCGGGGCGGTCACCGACCTGACCTGGTGGCCCGTGCTGGTCCTCGGCGCCCTGGTCTGGGCCGTCGGCCTGGCCTTCGAGGCGATCGGCGACCGGCAGCTCACCGCGTACAAGGCGGAGCCCAAGGAGACCCGGCCGAAGGTCATGGACCGCGGGCTGTGGGGCTGGACCCGGCACCCGAACTACTTCGGCGACGCCACCGTCTGGTGGGGCCTGTGGCTCGCCGCCGGCCTCGCCTCCGGCTGGGTCGTCGGCCTGGCCACGGTGGTCGCGCCGGTCGCGATGACGTTCTTCATCCGCAACGTCACCGGCGCCAAGCTGCTGGAGAAGAAGATGAGCCAGCGCGACGGCTGGGACGACTACGCCGCCCGCGTCCCGATGTTCTTCCCGCTGCCGCCGGGCGTGAAGAAGTCGGTCTCGCGGGGCTGA
- a CDS encoding TetR/AcrR family transcriptional regulator, which yields MSSTAPTRVPQEERTRVMRARLLEATVECLVERGFAGTSTTLVSQRAGVSRGAQLHHFPTKDALVVAAVEHLSEVRRRELVAAAAALPTGEQRTRAVLGMLADHFTSPVFTAALELWVAARTDPGLLDAVAPLEQRVGRETHRLTVELLGADEHAPGVRELVQATLDLVRGLGLADTITDDARRRSRILDEWARVLDTALKERAP from the coding sequence GTGAGCAGCACCGCCCCCACCCGCGTACCCCAGGAGGAGCGGACCCGTGTCATGCGGGCCCGGCTGCTGGAGGCGACGGTGGAGTGCCTGGTCGAGCGCGGCTTCGCCGGCACGTCCACGACGCTGGTCTCCCAGCGCGCCGGCGTGAGTCGTGGCGCGCAGCTGCACCACTTCCCGACCAAGGACGCGCTGGTCGTGGCTGCCGTCGAGCACCTGTCGGAGGTACGCCGACGCGAGCTGGTCGCCGCCGCAGCGGCGCTTCCCACGGGGGAGCAGCGCACCCGCGCGGTCCTCGGCATGCTGGCCGACCACTTCACCTCGCCCGTCTTCACCGCCGCCCTCGAGCTGTGGGTGGCGGCGCGCACCGATCCCGGCCTGCTCGACGCCGTCGCCCCGCTCGAGCAGCGCGTCGGGCGGGAGACGCACCGGCTGACGGTCGAGCTCCTCGGCGCCGACGAGCACGCGCCGGGCGTACGCGAGCTGGTGCAGGCCACGCTCGACCTCGTGCGCGGTCTCGGTCTGGCCGACACGATCACCGACGACGCCCGTCGCCGGTCGCGGATCCTCGACGAGTGGGCGCGCGTCCTCGACACCGCCCTGAAGGAGCGTGCCCCGTGA
- a CDS encoding YihY/virulence factor BrkB family protein, translated as MSDVVSRADRFQRRHRVIGFPLGVLYKFFDDQGNYLAAILTYYAFIAIFPLLLLASTILGFLLQGNPGLQESVLDSALANFPIIGDELGRPERLQGSALGVTVGILAATYGALGLGQAIQNAMNIAWSVPRNSRPNPFLLRLKSLALITTSGVAVLGVTTVSVLGASTDVLGADLAGIVRLGISLVTTVAVGLGLTVLFRLAASRRHGFGRSAPGAFVTAVLWQGLQYVGTIYAQRVVAETSGVNATFGLVLGLVGIIYLASLMGVLGIEVNVVLARRLWPRALLTPFTDAVDLTDADRRAYAAYAQMQRHKGFETVTIRFDQRNGDTHEFVPDPDSPKDQVETGSSPVVTPSMQEEARARRE; from the coding sequence GTGTCCGACGTCGTGAGCAGGGCCGACCGCTTCCAGCGGCGGCACCGCGTCATCGGCTTCCCCCTCGGGGTGCTCTACAAGTTCTTCGACGACCAGGGCAACTACCTGGCCGCGATCCTCACCTACTACGCCTTCATCGCGATCTTCCCGCTGCTGCTGCTGGCCTCGACGATCCTGGGCTTCCTGCTGCAGGGCAACCCCGGGCTGCAGGAGAGCGTGCTGGACTCGGCGCTGGCCAACTTCCCGATCATCGGCGACGAGCTGGGACGCCCGGAGCGCCTGCAGGGCTCGGCGCTCGGGGTCACGGTCGGCATCCTGGCCGCGACGTACGGTGCCCTCGGGCTCGGCCAGGCGATCCAGAACGCGATGAACATCGCCTGGTCGGTGCCGCGCAACAGCAGGCCGAACCCCTTCCTGCTGCGCCTGAAGAGCCTGGCGCTGATCACCACCTCCGGGGTGGCGGTGCTGGGCGTCACGACGGTCTCGGTGCTCGGCGCGAGCACCGACGTGCTCGGGGCCGACCTGGCCGGGATCGTGCGGCTGGGGATCTCCCTGGTGACCACCGTCGCGGTGGGCCTGGGGCTGACGGTGCTCTTCCGGCTGGCCGCCTCCCGCCGGCACGGTTTCGGCCGCTCGGCGCCCGGCGCGTTCGTCACCGCGGTGCTGTGGCAGGGCCTGCAGTACGTCGGGACGATCTACGCCCAGCGGGTCGTGGCCGAGACCTCCGGCGTGAACGCGACCTTCGGCCTGGTCCTCGGCCTGGTCGGCATCATCTACCTGGCCTCGCTGATGGGCGTGCTCGGGATCGAGGTGAACGTGGTGCTCGCCCGCCGGCTCTGGCCGCGCGCGCTGCTCACCCCGTTCACCGACGCCGTCGACCTCACCGACGCCGACCGCCGCGCGTACGCCGCCTACGCGCAGATGCAGCGCCACAAGGGCTTCGAGACCGTCACCATCCGCTTCGACCAGCGCAACGGCGACACCCACGAGTTCGTCCCCGACCCGGACTCCCCGAAGGACCAGGTCGAGACCGGGTCGTCACCGGTCGTCACGCCGTCGATGCAGGAGGAGGCGCGGGCGCGACGGGAGTAG
- a CDS encoding acyl-CoA carboxylase subunit beta produces the protein MEARLADLAAEHAKAVAGGGEKYVARHHARGKLMPRERIELLVDEGSAFLELSPLAGWGSDFAVGASIVTGIGVVEGVECVITANDPSVKGGASNPWTVKKAFRAHQVAEENGLPTIALVESGGADLPTQKEIFIPGGKTFRDITRSSAAKLPTIALVFGNSTAGGAYIPGMSDYTVMVEQQAKVFLGGPPLVKMATGEESDDESLGGAGMHARTSGLADYLAVDEHDAIRIGRRIVARLNWRKSGPPVVEERAQRASRDPYAGPDADPEELLDLVPADLKEPFDPRQVVARVCDGVSATNEVAFDEFKPLYGTSLVTGWARIHGRPVGILANAQGVLFSEEAQKATQFVQLANQTDTPLLFLHNTTGYMVGKEYEQGGIIKHGAMMINAISNSSVPHLTVILGASYGAGNYGMNGRAYDPRFLFTWPSAKSAVMGPAQLAGVMSIVARGSAEARGQVYDEEGDAGMRAYVEQMVEEASLPHALSGMLYDDGVIDPRDTRTVLGICLSVIENKTWSGAAGYGVFRM, from the coding sequence ATGGAGGCCAGGCTGGCCGACCTCGCCGCCGAGCACGCCAAGGCCGTCGCCGGCGGCGGGGAGAAGTACGTCGCGCGCCACCACGCCCGCGGCAAGCTGATGCCCCGCGAGCGCATCGAGCTGCTCGTCGACGAGGGCTCGGCGTTCCTCGAGCTGTCCCCGCTGGCCGGGTGGGGCTCCGACTTCGCCGTCGGCGCCAGCATCGTCACCGGGATCGGGGTGGTCGAGGGGGTCGAGTGCGTCATCACCGCCAACGACCCGTCGGTCAAGGGCGGCGCCAGCAACCCGTGGACGGTCAAGAAGGCGTTCCGCGCCCACCAGGTCGCGGAGGAGAACGGGCTGCCGACGATCGCCCTGGTCGAGTCCGGCGGCGCCGACCTGCCGACGCAGAAGGAGATCTTCATCCCCGGCGGGAAGACCTTCCGCGACATCACCCGCAGCTCGGCCGCGAAGCTCCCCACCATCGCGCTGGTCTTCGGCAACTCCACGGCCGGCGGCGCCTACATCCCCGGGATGAGCGACTACACCGTGATGGTCGAGCAGCAGGCGAAGGTCTTCCTCGGCGGCCCGCCGCTGGTGAAGATGGCCACCGGCGAGGAGTCCGACGACGAGTCGCTCGGCGGCGCGGGGATGCACGCACGCACCTCCGGCCTGGCCGACTACCTCGCCGTCGACGAGCACGACGCGATCCGGATCGGTCGCCGGATCGTGGCCCGGCTGAACTGGCGCAAGTCGGGACCCCCGGTGGTCGAGGAGCGAGCGCAGCGAGCGTCACGAGACCCGTACGCCGGGCCCGACGCCGACCCCGAGGAGCTGCTCGACCTCGTCCCGGCCGACCTCAAGGAGCCCTTCGACCCGCGCCAGGTCGTCGCCCGCGTCTGCGACGGCGTGAGCGCGACCAACGAGGTGGCCTTCGACGAGTTCAAGCCGCTCTACGGCACCTCGCTGGTCACCGGCTGGGCCCGCATCCACGGCCGCCCGGTCGGCATCCTGGCCAACGCCCAGGGCGTGCTGTTCAGCGAGGAGGCCCAGAAGGCGACCCAGTTCGTGCAGCTGGCCAACCAGACGGACACACCGCTGCTGTTCCTGCACAACACCACCGGCTACATGGTCGGCAAGGAGTACGAGCAGGGCGGCATCATCAAGCACGGCGCGATGATGATCAACGCCATCTCGAACTCCTCCGTGCCGCACCTGACGGTGATCCTCGGCGCGTCCTACGGCGCCGGGAACTACGGCATGAACGGACGCGCGTACGACCCCCGGTTCCTGTTCACCTGGCCCAGCGCCAAGTCGGCCGTGATGGGCCCCGCCCAGCTCGCCGGCGTCATGTCGATCGTGGCCCGGGGCTCGGCCGAGGCCCGGGGGCAGGTCTACGACGAGGAGGGCGACGCCGGCATGCGCGCCTACGTCGAGCAGATGGTCGAGGAGGCCTCCCTGCCCCACGCGCTGTCCGGGATGCTCTACGACGACGGCGTCATCGACCCCCGCGACACCCGCACCGTGCTCGGCATCTGCCTGTCCGTGATCGAGAACAAGACCTGGTCCGGCGCCGCCGGCTACGGCGTCTTCAGGATGTAG
- a CDS encoding acyclic terpene utilization AtuA family protein — protein sequence MADPVRTDRRSADVLRVGNCSGFYGDRLSAMREMLEGRSAGPDGTSRPLDVLTGDYLAELTMLILGRDAMRDPSLGYARTVVGQLEDTLGLALEQGTRIVVNAGGLNPAGLADRVREVARGLGLDPAVAHVEGDDLREWAAELGHPGALTANAYLGGFGIARALDAGAEVVVTGRVTDASLVLGAAASHFGWTPADHDALAGAVVAGHVLECGTQATGGNFSGFTRLPRRHLPLGFPLAEIEADGSCTVTKQDGTGGAVTLDTVTAQLVYEIQSTRYLGPDVTTELDTVRLEQVGEDRVRVSGTRGQAPPATLKVCVNELGGFRNSFELVLTGLDLDAKEAWVHEQLDHRLTAASVTWTRGITPRADAERQEDAACVLRCTGLDPEADPVGKAFTGPVVELALASYPGFTLTGPRPGPRRTASTARRTSTAPP from the coding sequence GTGGCTGACCCCGTACGGACAGACCGTCGGTCCGCCGACGTCCTGCGCGTCGGCAACTGCTCCGGCTTCTACGGCGACCGGCTCTCGGCGATGCGCGAGATGCTCGAGGGGCGCAGCGCCGGCCCCGACGGCACCTCCCGCCCGCTCGACGTGCTCACCGGCGACTACCTGGCCGAGCTGACCATGCTGATCCTGGGCCGCGACGCGATGCGCGACCCCTCCCTGGGCTACGCCCGCACGGTGGTCGGTCAGCTCGAGGACACCCTGGGTCTCGCGCTGGAGCAGGGCACCCGGATCGTCGTCAACGCCGGCGGCCTCAACCCGGCCGGCCTCGCCGACCGGGTCCGCGAGGTCGCCCGGGGCCTCGGGCTCGACCCGGCCGTGGCCCACGTCGAGGGCGACGACCTGCGCGAGTGGGCGGCCGAGCTCGGCCACCCCGGTGCCCTGACGGCCAACGCCTACCTCGGCGGGTTCGGGATCGCGCGTGCCCTCGACGCCGGCGCGGAGGTCGTGGTCACCGGGCGCGTCACCGACGCGTCGTTGGTCCTCGGCGCCGCCGCCTCGCACTTCGGGTGGACCCCCGCCGACCACGACGCGCTGGCTGGCGCCGTCGTCGCCGGCCACGTCCTCGAGTGCGGGACCCAGGCCACCGGCGGCAACTTCTCCGGCTTCACCCGGCTGCCGCGCCGCCACCTCCCGCTCGGCTTCCCGCTCGCCGAGATCGAGGCCGACGGGTCCTGCACGGTCACCAAGCAGGACGGCACCGGCGGCGCCGTCACCCTCGACACCGTCACCGCCCAGCTGGTCTACGAGATCCAGTCGACGCGCTACCTCGGCCCCGACGTCACCACCGAGCTCGACACCGTCCGCCTCGAGCAGGTCGGCGAGGACCGCGTCCGCGTCTCCGGCACCCGCGGGCAGGCCCCGCCCGCGACCCTCAAGGTCTGCGTCAACGAGCTCGGCGGCTTCCGCAACTCCTTCGAGCTGGTCCTGACCGGCCTCGACCTCGACGCCAAGGAGGCGTGGGTCCACGAGCAGCTCGACCACCGCCTCACCGCGGCGAGCGTCACCTGGACGCGCGGGATCACCCCGCGGGCCGACGCCGAGCGGCAGGAGGACGCCGCCTGCGTGCTGCGGTGCACCGGGCTCGACCCCGAGGCCGACCCCGTCGGCAAGGCGTTCACCGGCCCCGTGGTCGAGCTGGCGCTGGCGTCGTACCCCGGCTTCACCCTCACCGGCCCCCGGCCCGGCCCACGCCGTACGGCGTCTACCGCCCGGCGTACGTCGACCGCGCCGCCGTGA
- a CDS encoding acetyl/propionyl/methylcrotonyl-CoA carboxylase subunit alpha: MIRRMLVANRVEIASRVFRTCRALGIETVAVHSDADAGLPYVAEADFAVRLPGSTPAETYLDAALLVEVADHHRADAIHPGYGFLSENADFARAVEAAGITWVGPTPASIEAMGSKIGAKQLMREAGVPTLEAPADPTDADLPLLVKASAGGGGRGMRVVRDLADLDREVAAAEAEALSAFGDGTVFVEPYVGLGRHVEVQVVGDGRGGVLVLGERDCSVQRRHQKVVEESPAPALPAGTRAALHDAARAAAAAISYRGAGTVELLYDQAADRFFFLEMNTRLQVEHPVTEMVHGVDLVAMQIEVAEGGSCVPARPEDRAEAHDPSGAADGHAIEVRLYAEDPAEDYQPQSGRLTAFEIPVEDGVRVEAGYAAGDTVSTHYDAMLAKVVVHAPTRAQAARRLAGVLRRSRIHGVRTNRDQLVAVLTSPDFTAGRLTTRFLDDHPDLARPFVRGADAATLAATAARVADLDARRTVQAGIPTGWRNVVAAPHVARWDDGGPEPDETPWLAGDPYPVLPQADFRVTGLSRTEVPGAAPSTRVDYVWEGVHTHAHVTFDDARPVGRRAVDVDGAGWHRRLHEVPRFTDPADAVASGSLLAPMPGSVVAVLVGPGEEVSAGQAVLVLEAMKMQHTVTAPYDGTVAQIDVTPGTQVAAGEVLAVVEEA; encoded by the coding sequence ATGATCCGCAGAATGCTCGTCGCGAACCGCGTCGAGATCGCCTCCCGCGTCTTCCGGACCTGCCGCGCGCTCGGCATCGAGACGGTCGCGGTCCACAGCGACGCCGACGCCGGGCTGCCCTACGTCGCCGAGGCCGACTTCGCGGTACGCCTGCCCGGCTCGACGCCGGCGGAGACGTACCTCGACGCGGCGCTCCTCGTCGAGGTCGCCGACCACCACCGAGCCGACGCGATCCATCCCGGGTACGGCTTCCTGTCCGAGAACGCCGACTTCGCCCGGGCGGTCGAGGCCGCCGGGATCACCTGGGTCGGTCCGACGCCGGCGTCGATCGAGGCGATGGGCTCGAAGATCGGCGCCAAGCAGCTGATGCGCGAGGCGGGGGTGCCGACGCTGGAGGCGCCCGCGGACCCGACCGACGCGGACCTGCCGCTGCTGGTCAAGGCCTCCGCCGGGGGCGGCGGTCGGGGGATGCGGGTCGTCCGCGACCTCGCCGACCTCGACCGCGAGGTCGCGGCCGCCGAGGCCGAGGCGCTCAGCGCCTTCGGTGACGGGACGGTGTTCGTCGAGCCGTACGTCGGGCTCGGCCGGCACGTCGAGGTCCAGGTCGTCGGCGACGGCCGCGGCGGCGTGCTGGTGCTCGGCGAGCGGGACTGCTCGGTCCAGCGCCGCCACCAGAAGGTGGTCGAGGAGTCGCCCGCCCCGGCCCTGCCCGCCGGGACCCGGGCGGCGTTGCACGACGCCGCCCGGGCCGCGGCCGCCGCGATCTCCTACCGCGGTGCGGGGACGGTCGAGCTCCTCTACGACCAGGCCGCCGACCGGTTCTTCTTCCTGGAGATGAACACCCGGCTCCAGGTCGAGCACCCGGTCACCGAGATGGTGCACGGGGTGGACCTGGTGGCGATGCAGATCGAGGTCGCCGAGGGCGGGTCGTGCGTCCCAGCCCGGCCCGAGGACCGTGCTGAGGCACACGACCCGTCCGGCGCCGCCGACGGGCACGCGATCGAGGTGCGCCTCTACGCCGAGGACCCGGCGGAGGACTACCAGCCGCAGAGCGGTCGGCTGACCGCCTTCGAGATCCCCGTCGAGGACGGGGTGCGGGTCGAGGCCGGGTACGCCGCAGGCGACACGGTCTCCACCCACTACGACGCGATGCTGGCCAAGGTCGTCGTGCACGCCCCGACCCGCGCCCAGGCCGCGCGCCGGCTCGCCGGGGTGCTGCGCCGCTCCCGGATCCACGGCGTCCGCACGAACCGCGACCAGCTGGTCGCGGTGCTGACGTCGCCGGACTTCACGGCCGGGCGGCTGACCACCCGGTTCCTCGACGACCACCCCGACCTCGCCCGTCCGTTCGTCCGCGGCGCCGACGCCGCGACGCTGGCCGCCACCGCGGCGCGGGTCGCCGACCTCGACGCCCGGCGGACGGTCCAGGCCGGGATCCCCACCGGGTGGCGCAACGTCGTCGCAGCCCCGCACGTGGCGCGCTGGGACGACGGCGGCCCCGAGCCCGACGAGACCCCGTGGCTGGCCGGCGACCCGTACCCGGTCTTGCCGCAGGCCGACTTCCGGGTGACCGGGCTCTCCCGCACCGAGGTCCCCGGCGCCGCACCCAGCACCCGGGTCGACTACGTCTGGGAGGGCGTCCACACGCACGCGCACGTGACCTTCGACGACGCGCGGCCCGTCGGTCGGCGCGCGGTCGACGTCGACGGCGCCGGCTGGCACCGCCGGCTGCACGAGGTCCCGCGGTTCACCGACCCGGCCGACGCGGTGGCCAGCGGCTCGCTCCTGGCGCCGATGCCCGGCAGCGTGGTCGCGGTGCTGGTGGGCCCCGGCGAGGAGGTCTCGGCGGGCCAGGCCGTCCTGGTCCTCGAGGCGATGAAGATGCAGCACACCGTGACCGCGCCGTACGACGGCACCGTCGCGCAGATCGACGTCACGCCCGGCACGCAGGTCGCGGCCGGGGAGGTCCTAGCAGTGGTGGAGGAAGCATGA